A single region of the uncultured Draconibacterium sp. genome encodes:
- a CDS encoding FAD-dependent oxidoreductase, giving the protein MKTKHLIPILFSIVYLFFGCNPKQDAKLTNADVVIYGGTSAAVTAAVQLAKMNKSVIIVCPDKHLGGLTSSGLGFTDTGNKSVIGGLAREFYQRVYAHYQTDEAWQWEKREEYGNTGQGTPAIDGDKRTMWIFEPHVAEQVFEDFISENNIRVVRDRWLNRENGVEKQNGKIVSITMLNGEKYTAKIFIDATYEGDLMAAAGVNYHLGREANAVYNEQWNGIQTGVLHHGHHFGSMNISPYVVPGDPTSGVLPRISTDDPGEKGDGDERIQAYCFRMCLTKVPDNRVPIEQPDNYDPAQYELLVRVLTHGWRETFNKFDPIPNHKTDVNNHGPFSFDNIGMNYDYPEASYERRAEIIREHENYQKGLLYFYATDPRIPDEIQNEMKQWGLAKDEFTDNGNWPHQIYVREARRMIGEFVMTENEVLGKSQVPHSIGMGSYTMDSHNTQRYITPEGFVQNEGDIGVHPHLPYQIALGSILPKQEECENLLVPVAVSSSHIAFGSIRMEPVFMILGQSAAMIAAMALEEETPIHALQYEDIKTKLEGAGQVLELEEAE; this is encoded by the coding sequence ATGAAAACTAAACATCTCATCCCCATCCTCTTTAGTATTGTCTATTTGTTTTTCGGCTGTAATCCCAAACAGGATGCAAAGCTTACAAATGCCGATGTTGTAATATATGGTGGCACTTCGGCGGCTGTAACCGCTGCTGTTCAGCTGGCAAAAATGAATAAATCGGTTATAATTGTTTGCCCCGATAAACATCTGGGTGGACTAACATCGAGTGGACTAGGATTTACCGACACCGGAAATAAAAGTGTAATTGGCGGGCTGGCAAGAGAATTTTATCAGCGTGTGTATGCGCATTACCAAACCGACGAAGCCTGGCAATGGGAAAAGCGCGAAGAATATGGCAACACCGGACAAGGCACACCGGCAATTGACGGCGATAAACGTACCATGTGGATTTTTGAACCTCACGTGGCCGAGCAGGTTTTTGAGGATTTTATCAGCGAGAACAATATTCGTGTTGTCAGAGATCGCTGGCTCAACCGTGAGAATGGTGTGGAAAAACAAAACGGCAAAATCGTTTCCATTACCATGCTGAACGGCGAGAAGTACACTGCAAAAATATTTATCGATGCCACTTACGAAGGTGATTTAATGGCGGCTGCCGGCGTGAATTACCACCTTGGCCGCGAAGCAAACGCGGTGTACAACGAGCAATGGAATGGAATACAAACGGGCGTCCTTCATCACGGACACCATTTCGGCAGCATGAATATCAGTCCTTATGTTGTGCCCGGTGATCCGACAAGTGGCGTTTTGCCCCGTATTTCAACCGATGATCCGGGGGAAAAAGGAGATGGCGATGAACGTATCCAGGCTTATTGTTTCAGAATGTGCCTAACAAAAGTTCCGGATAACCGTGTTCCTATCGAGCAACCTGACAATTACGATCCCGCACAATACGAACTGTTGGTTAGGGTGTTAACCCACGGATGGCGCGAGACATTTAATAAATTTGATCCGATTCCGAACCACAAAACCGATGTAAACAACCACGGGCCATTTAGTTTCGATAATATTGGCATGAACTACGACTACCCCGAAGCCAGCTACGAACGGCGGGCAGAGATTATTCGCGAACACGAAAACTACCAGAAAGGGCTGCTTTATTTTTATGCTACCGATCCACGAATTCCTGATGAAATACAAAATGAAATGAAACAATGGGGTTTGGCAAAAGATGAATTCACCGATAACGGAAACTGGCCTCATCAGATTTATGTACGCGAGGCCCGGCGTATGATTGGCGAATTTGTAATGACCGAGAATGAAGTGCTGGGAAAATCGCAGGTTCCTCACTCTATTGGAATGGGTTCGTACACGATGGACTCACACAATACCCAACGATACATTACACCCGAAGGTTTTGTGCAAAACGAAGGCGACATTGGTGTTCACCCGCATTTGCCTTATCAAATTGCACTGGGATCGATTCTTCCAAAACAGGAAGAATGTGAAAATTTACTCGTTCCGGTTGCTGTTTCAAGCTCGCACATTGCATTTGGCTCCATTCGGATGGAACCCGTTTTTATGATACTTGGGCAAAGTGCTGCAATGATTGCTGCAATGGCATTGGAAGAAGAAACGCCAATTCATGCACTTCAGTATGAGGATATAAAAACAAAACTTGAAGGTGCGGGACAGGTGCTGGAACTTGAGGAGGCAGAATGA